The Streptomyces sp. NBC_00440 genome contains a region encoding:
- a CDS encoding class I SAM-dependent methyltransferase encodes MLTVDFSRFPLAPGDRVLDLGCGAGRHAFECYRRGAQVVALDQNGEEIREVAKWFAAMKEEGEAPAGATATAMEGDALNLPFPDASFDVVIISEVMEHIPDDKGVLAEMVRVLKPGGRIAITVPRYGPEKVCWALSDAYHEVEGGHIRIYKADELLGKIREAGLRPYGSHHAHALHAPYWWLKCAFGVDNDKALPVRAYHQLLVWDIMKKPLATRLAERALNPVVGKSFVAYATKPHTPRVGA; translated from the coding sequence GTGCTGACCGTGGACTTCTCCCGCTTCCCGCTTGCTCCGGGCGACCGTGTGCTCGACCTCGGCTGTGGCGCGGGCCGTCATGCCTTCGAGTGCTACCGGCGCGGTGCGCAGGTGGTGGCACTCGACCAGAACGGCGAGGAGATCCGCGAGGTCGCCAAGTGGTTCGCCGCCATGAAGGAGGAGGGCGAGGCCCCCGCGGGCGCCACCGCCACCGCCATGGAGGGCGACGCGCTCAACCTGCCGTTCCCCGACGCCTCCTTCGACGTCGTGATCATCTCCGAGGTCATGGAGCACATCCCGGACGACAAGGGAGTGCTCGCCGAGATGGTGCGGGTGCTGAAGCCCGGCGGCCGGATCGCGATCACCGTCCCCCGGTACGGACCCGAGAAGGTCTGCTGGGCGCTCTCCGACGCCTACCACGAGGTCGAGGGTGGCCACATCCGGATCTACAAGGCGGACGAACTCCTCGGCAAGATCCGCGAGGCGGGGCTGCGCCCGTACGGCAGCCACCACGCGCACGCGCTGCACGCCCCGTACTGGTGGCTCAAGTGCGCGTTCGGCGTCGACAACGACAAGGCGCTGCCGGTCCGCGCCTACCACCAGCTGCTGGTCTGGGACATCATGAAGAAGCCGCTGGCGACCCGGCTCGCCGAGCGCGCGCTGAACCCGGTCGTCGGCAAGAGCTTCGTGGCGTACGCGACCAAGCCGCACACGCCGCGGGTGGGCGCGTGA
- a CDS encoding LLM class F420-dependent oxidoreductase, which yields MRLGLALGYWGRGPTPGHLELAQEAERLGYASVWTSEAWGSDAFTPLTWIAAHTSRIRLGTAIVQMAARTPTATAMHALTLDHLSGGRMMLGLGLSGPQVVEGWYGRPFPSSPLTATREYVDVIRQVLRREAPVELDGRFHAHPYRGADGTGIGKPLKPITHPLRAELPILLGAEGPKNIAQTTRIADGWLPLYWSPTRVDVYEASLTGLPEGFMIAPMVRAHVCDSVADGLLPVKAMLGFYIGGMGHAARNFHADLMARMGFEAEAQRIQELFLAGRKEEAVLAVPDAFADEISLVGPRQRIAERLELWRKGPVTDLLVTAPDPTTLRVLAELTT from the coding sequence ATGCGTCTAGGACTCGCCCTCGGCTACTGGGGCCGCGGGCCGACCCCCGGTCATCTCGAACTGGCCCAGGAGGCCGAGCGTTTGGGCTACGCCTCCGTCTGGACCTCCGAGGCCTGGGGCTCCGACGCCTTCACCCCGCTGACCTGGATCGCGGCGCACACCTCCCGTATCCGGCTGGGTACCGCGATCGTCCAGATGGCGGCCCGCACCCCCACCGCCACCGCGATGCACGCACTCACCCTGGACCACCTCTCCGGCGGCCGGATGATGCTGGGGCTCGGGCTTTCGGGCCCCCAGGTGGTGGAGGGCTGGTACGGACGCCCGTTCCCCAGCAGTCCGCTCACCGCGACCCGTGAGTACGTCGACGTCATCCGCCAGGTCCTCAGGCGGGAGGCCCCGGTCGAGCTGGACGGGCGCTTCCACGCGCACCCGTACCGGGGTGCGGACGGCACCGGCATCGGCAAGCCGCTCAAGCCGATCACCCATCCGCTGCGGGCCGAACTGCCCATCCTGCTGGGGGCCGAGGGGCCGAAGAACATCGCCCAGACCACCCGTATCGCGGACGGCTGGCTCCCCCTGTACTGGTCGCCGACCCGCGTCGACGTCTACGAGGCGTCGCTCACCGGTCTCCCCGAGGGCTTCATGATCGCGCCGATGGTCCGTGCGCACGTCTGCGACAGCGTGGCCGACGGCCTGCTCCCGGTGAAGGCGATGCTCGGCTTCTACATCGGCGGCATGGGTCACGCGGCCCGCAACTTCCACGCGGACCTGATGGCGCGGATGGGGTTCGAGGCGGAGGCCCAGCGGATCCAGGAGCTGTTCCTCGCGGGCCGCAAGGAGGAGGCGGTGCTTGCGGTTCCGGACGCGTTCGCCGACGAGATCTCGCTGGTGGGTCCACGCCAACGGATAGCCGAGCGGCTGGAGTTGTGGCGCAAGGGCCCGGTGACGGACCTGCTGGTGACGGCTCCGGACCCGACGACGCTACGGGTGCTGGCAGAGCTGACCACCTGA
- a CDS encoding MFS transporter encodes MTQAAPSLPETTAEEPRTTRGRGGIVPVLAFAGIVVAVMQTLLVPVIKDLPTLLSTAPSNATWVMTATLLAGAIATPIMGRLGDLYGKRRMLLASLSVMVVGSLICGFTDNLLIMIVGRALQGFAMGAIPLGIGIMRDELPREKLGSAMALMSSSIGVGGGLALPAAALVAQHADWHALFFGAAGLGVISMALTLIFVPESSTRARGSFDILGALGLSAGLVCLLLPITKGSDWGWTSGTTLGLFAGALAILLLWGVMELRVAAPLVDLRTTARREVLLTNLASIMVGVAFYAISLVLPQLLQLPKATGYGLGQSMVVAGLCVAPLGLTMMLTAPVYARIAAKYGPKVSLMIGMLIIAIGYGAGLALMSAPWQTIIISVVVGAGIGLAYSSLPALIIGAVDPSETGAANGLNTLMRSIGTSVSSAVIGMVLAHSSTALGPVSVPSMSGFRTSFMIATAAVVIGLVFAAFLPSRKRTAAQSRPVAAHEGGSATVAEEAAAILDAEDRNLQDFRGFQGRVLDAEGTPVPRATVTLIDHRGRQSGIVVADGAGAFALAARSAGTYILAATAPGLPPLATHVAYTSVDQLVAVDLKLGSTVPANAGR; translated from the coding sequence ATGACACAGGCCGCTCCCTCGCTGCCCGAGACAACCGCCGAGGAACCGCGCACCACCCGTGGCAGGGGCGGCATCGTCCCCGTACTCGCCTTCGCAGGCATCGTCGTGGCCGTCATGCAGACGCTGCTCGTCCCGGTCATCAAGGACCTGCCGACACTGCTGAGCACCGCCCCGTCGAACGCCACCTGGGTCATGACCGCCACGCTGCTCGCGGGCGCGATAGCCACCCCGATCATGGGACGGCTCGGTGACCTCTACGGCAAGCGGCGGATGCTGCTCGCCAGCCTCTCCGTCATGGTGGTCGGCTCGCTGATCTGCGGGTTCACCGACAACTTGCTGATCATGATCGTCGGCCGTGCACTCCAGGGCTTCGCCATGGGCGCCATCCCGCTCGGCATCGGCATCATGCGTGACGAGCTGCCCCGCGAGAAGCTCGGCTCGGCCATGGCGCTGATGAGCTCCTCCATCGGCGTCGGCGGCGGGCTCGCCCTGCCGGCCGCCGCCCTGGTGGCACAGCACGCCGACTGGCACGCCCTGTTCTTCGGCGCCGCCGGGCTCGGCGTCATCTCGATGGCGCTCACCCTCATCTTCGTACCGGAGTCCTCGACCCGCGCCCGCGGCAGCTTCGACATCCTTGGCGCGCTCGGCCTCTCGGCCGGTCTGGTCTGCCTGCTGCTGCCGATCACCAAGGGCTCCGACTGGGGCTGGACGTCGGGCACCACACTCGGCCTCTTCGCCGGCGCCCTCGCCATCCTGCTGCTGTGGGGCGTGATGGAGCTGCGCGTCGCGGCCCCGCTGGTGGACCTGCGGACCACGGCCCGCCGCGAGGTGCTGCTCACCAACCTGGCGTCGATCATGGTCGGTGTCGCGTTCTACGCCATCTCGCTGGTGCTGCCGCAGCTGCTCCAGCTGCCGAAGGCGACCGGTTACGGCCTCGGCCAGTCGATGGTGGTCGCGGGCCTGTGCGTGGCGCCCCTCGGCCTCACGATGATGCTCACCGCGCCGGTCTACGCCAGGATCGCCGCGAAGTACGGGCCCAAGGTCTCGCTGATGATCGGGATGCTGATCATCGCGATCGGGTACGGGGCGGGGCTCGCCCTCATGAGCGCGCCCTGGCAGACCATCATCATCTCGGTCGTCGTGGGCGCGGGCATCGGTCTCGCCTACTCCTCGCTCCCCGCGCTGATCATCGGCGCGGTCGACCCCTCCGAGACGGGCGCGGCCAACGGCCTCAACACGCTGATGCGTTCCATCGGCACCTCGGTGTCGAGCGCGGTGATCGGCATGGTGCTCGCGCACTCCTCGACCGCGCTGGGCCCGGTGTCCGTACCGAGCATGAGCGGCTTCCGCACCTCGTTCATGATCGCCACGGCCGCGGTCGTGATCGGCCTGGTGTTCGCGGCGTTCCTCCCCTCGCGCAAGCGCACGGCCGCCCAGTCGCGGCCCGTCGCCGCACATGAGGGCGGCTCGGCCACCGTCGCCGAGGAGGCGGCGGCCATCCTCGACGCCGAGGACCGGAACCTCCAGGACTTCCGGGGGTTCCAGGGCCGGGTGCTCGACGCCGAGGGCACTCCGGTGCCGCGTGCCACGGTCACGCTGATCGACCACCGCGGCCGGCAGTCGGGAATCGTGGTCGCGGACGGCGCGGGAGCCTTCGCGCTCGCCGCCCGGTCGGCCGGTACGTACATCCTCGCCGCCACGGCGCCCGGCCTCCCGCCGCTGGCCACCCATGTCGCGTACACGAGCGTGGACCAACTGGTGGCGGTGGACCTGAAGCTGGGATCGACCGTGCCGGCGAACGCGGGCCGGTAA
- a CDS encoding TetR family transcriptional regulator produces MTVEAKPASPPLTERQEARRRRILHASAQLAGRGGFDAVQMREVAEDSSVALGTLYRYFPSKIHLLVATMQDQLQHLHTTLRKRPPAGDTPAERVASTLMGAFRALQREPHLADAMVRALTFADRSVSPEVDTVSRLTTAIILDAMGLEHPTPEQLSAVRVIEHTWHSALITWLSGRASIAQVKIDIETVCRLIDLTGPDSGPDTA; encoded by the coding sequence ATGACTGTGGAAGCCAAGCCGGCGTCGCCACCGCTGACCGAGCGCCAGGAGGCGCGCCGCCGCAGGATTCTGCACGCGAGCGCCCAGCTGGCCGGCCGCGGCGGCTTCGACGCGGTGCAGATGCGCGAGGTCGCCGAGGACTCGTCGGTGGCGCTCGGCACGCTCTACCGGTACTTCCCCTCCAAGATCCATCTGCTGGTCGCCACCATGCAGGACCAGCTCCAGCATCTGCACACCACCCTCCGCAAGCGGCCTCCCGCGGGCGACACCCCCGCCGAGCGCGTCGCGTCGACGCTCATGGGTGCCTTCCGCGCGCTCCAGCGCGAGCCGCATCTGGCGGACGCGATGGTGCGGGCGCTGACCTTCGCCGACCGGAGCGTCAGCCCCGAGGTGGACACCGTCTCCCGTCTGACGACGGCGATCATCCTGGACGCGATGGGCCTGGAGCACCCCACCCCCGAGCAGCTTTCGGCGGTCCGGGTCATCGAGCACACCTGGCACTCCGCGCTGATCACCTGGCTGTCCGGGCGGGCGTCGATCGCCCAGGTGAAGATCGACATCGAGACGGTCTGCCGGCTGATCGACCTGACCGGCCCGGACAGCGGCCCGGACACGGCCTGA
- a CDS encoding class I SAM-dependent methyltransferase: protein MAAPTPATLAAFEAAKGFMPADEGLALYEAAVLAAGLGLPLLEVGTYCGRSTLLIADAARAAGVPAITVDHHRGSEEQQPGWEYHDPSVVDPEVGLMDTLPTFRRTLHKAGLEDHVIAMVGRSPQVAKAWGGPLGLVFIDGGHTDEHASGDYEGWAPHLAEGGLLLVHDVFPDPADGGQAPYRVYLRALASGAFTEISVTGSLRVLRRTGPGI, encoded by the coding sequence ATGGCCGCCCCCACGCCAGCGACCCTGGCCGCGTTCGAGGCCGCCAAGGGATTCATGCCCGCGGACGAAGGGCTCGCGCTGTACGAGGCGGCCGTGCTGGCCGCCGGGCTCGGCCTCCCGCTCCTGGAGGTCGGCACCTACTGCGGCCGCTCCACCCTCCTCATCGCCGACGCCGCGCGCGCGGCCGGCGTCCCCGCGATCACCGTCGACCACCACCGCGGCAGCGAGGAGCAGCAGCCCGGCTGGGAGTACCACGACCCCTCCGTCGTGGACCCCGAGGTCGGCCTCATGGACACGCTCCCCACCTTCCGCCGCACCCTGCACAAGGCCGGACTCGAAGACCATGTGATCGCGATGGTCGGCCGGTCCCCGCAGGTCGCCAAGGCCTGGGGCGGCCCGCTCGGCCTGGTGTTCATCGACGGCGGTCACACCGACGAGCACGCGAGCGGCGACTACGAGGGCTGGGCCCCGCACCTCGCGGAGGGCGGGCTGCTGCTCGTCCACGACGTCTTCCCCGACCCGGCGGACGGCGGCCAGGCCCCGTACCGCGTCTACCTCAGGGCCCTCGCGTCCGGTGCCTTCACCGAGATCTCCGTGACCGGCTCGCTCCGCGTCCTGCGGCGCACCGGACCGGGAATCTGA
- a CDS encoding N-acetylmuramoyl-L-alanine amidase, translating to MLYDDDDDNRPSLSHRLRKSPGVITVAALVPACLAGWLIWHSVGGPEGTSAKSPATAETQDSTPSTTPAKPSHAADGDNKQGDDKPGNGAPAGHASLAGKVVVIDPGHNPNNYRHPTEINRRVNIGNGTTECDTTGTSTNNGYAEAQFTLDVSHRLRALLEKQGAKVRLTQNDDHSFGPCVTERASFGNKAKADAAVSVHADGSSVGHRGFHVILPALVKAGAADTADIVAPSHDLGTRIAGKFVRDTGTAPSNYIGGGTGLDTRGDLGGLNLSTVPKVFIECGNMRDPKDAALLTSGSWRQKAAQGIADGISSFLHAE from the coding sequence GTGCTGTACGACGACGATGACGACAACCGCCCCTCCCTCTCGCACCGCCTCCGGAAGTCACCCGGGGTGATCACGGTCGCCGCCCTGGTGCCCGCCTGTCTGGCCGGCTGGCTGATCTGGCATTCCGTGGGCGGTCCGGAGGGAACGTCGGCGAAGAGCCCGGCCACGGCAGAGACCCAGGACAGCACCCCGAGCACCACCCCGGCGAAGCCCTCGCACGCGGCGGACGGCGACAACAAGCAGGGCGACGACAAACCCGGCAACGGCGCACCCGCCGGTCATGCGTCGCTCGCGGGAAAAGTCGTCGTGATCGACCCGGGGCACAACCCGAACAATTACCGTCACCCGACCGAAATCAACCGCCGGGTAAATATCGGCAACGGCACAACAGAATGCGACACCACCGGCACTTCGACCAATAACGGTTATGCCGAGGCCCAGTTCACTCTCGATGTGTCGCACCGGCTGCGCGCCCTGCTCGAAAAGCAGGGCGCGAAGGTCAGGCTGACCCAGAACGACGACCACAGTTTCGGTCCCTGTGTGACCGAACGGGCCTCCTTCGGCAACAAAGCGAAAGCCGACGCAGCCGTCTCCGTGCACGCCGACGGCTCGTCGGTCGGCCACCGGGGCTTCCACGTGATCCTTCCCGCCCTGGTGAAAGCGGGTGCGGCCGACACGGCCGACATCGTGGCCCCGTCGCACGACCTCGGGACCCGGATCGCCGGAAAGTTCGTCCGGGACACCGGAACCGCTCCTTCCAACTACATCGGTGGCGGTACGGGGTTGGACACCCGGGGCGATCTCGGCGGGCTCAATCTCTCAACTGTGCCCAAAGTGTTCATCGAATGCGGCAATATGCGTGATCCCAAAGATGCCGCTCTGCTCACGAGTGGAAGCTGGCGCCAGAAGGCCGCACAGGGGATCGCGGACGGCATCAGCAGCTTTCTCCACGCGGAGTGA
- a CDS encoding glycosyltransferase family 4 protein, whose product MTAEAIEAGPLAGGSAAGARGPLRIAFLTYKGNPFCGGQGVYVRHLSRELARLGHSVEVIGAQPFPVLDEGVPLTELPSLDLYRSPDPFRTPGRDEYRDWIDAVEVGTMWTGGFPEPLTFSLRARRHLLARRGEFDVIHDNQTLGYGLLGDLGAPLVTTVHHPITVDRRLDLAAADGWRRRASVRRWYGFTRMQKRVARRLPSVLTVSGSSQQEIIEDLGVREDRIHVVHIGADTELWAPDPAVAEVPGRIVTTSSADVPLKGLIHLVEALAKLRTEHPAAHLVVVGRRAEDGPVAQAIERYGLDGAVRFVKGISDEELVDLVRGAQIACVPSLYEGFSLPAAEAMATGTPLVATTGGAIPEVTGADGETCLAVPPGDAGALAGALSRLLADPVLRTRLGAAGRERVLARFTWKQAAIGTAERYREAIAARRPGAPSVQA is encoded by the coding sequence GTGACCGCTGAGGCCATAGAAGCGGGCCCCCTTGCCGGTGGATCCGCCGCCGGTGCCCGGGGCCCGTTGCGTATCGCGTTCCTCACGTACAAGGGCAATCCTTTCTGCGGAGGCCAGGGCGTCTACGTCCGGCACCTCTCACGGGAGCTGGCCCGGCTCGGCCACAGTGTCGAGGTGATCGGCGCCCAGCCCTTCCCGGTGCTGGACGAGGGCGTACCGCTCACCGAGCTGCCCAGCCTCGACCTCTACCGCAGCCCGGACCCCTTCCGTACCCCGGGACGCGACGAGTACCGCGACTGGATCGACGCCGTCGAGGTGGGCACCATGTGGACCGGCGGCTTCCCGGAGCCGCTGACGTTCTCGCTGCGCGCCCGGCGCCATCTCCTCGCCAGGCGCGGGGAGTTCGACGTCATCCACGACAACCAGACCCTCGGCTACGGGCTGCTCGGCGACCTCGGCGCGCCGCTGGTCACCACCGTCCACCACCCCATCACCGTCGACCGGCGGCTCGACCTGGCGGCAGCGGACGGCTGGCGCCGCCGCGCCTCCGTACGCCGCTGGTACGGCTTCACCCGGATGCAGAAGCGGGTCGCCCGCAGGCTCCCGTCCGTCCTCACCGTCTCCGGCTCCTCGCAGCAGGAGATCATCGAGGACCTCGGGGTGCGGGAGGACCGTATCCACGTCGTGCACATCGGCGCCGACACCGAACTCTGGGCGCCCGACCCGGCCGTGGCCGAGGTGCCCGGCCGGATCGTGACGACATCGAGCGCCGACGTACCGCTCAAGGGCCTGATCCATCTGGTCGAGGCGCTCGCCAAGCTCCGTACCGAGCACCCGGCCGCCCACCTCGTCGTCGTCGGCAGGCGCGCCGAGGACGGACCGGTCGCACAGGCCATCGAGCGGTACGGACTCGACGGCGCGGTCCGGTTCGTCAAGGGCATCAGTGACGAGGAGCTGGTCGACCTGGTGCGCGGCGCGCAGATCGCCTGTGTGCCCTCGCTCTACGAAGGCTTCTCGCTGCCCGCGGCCGAGGCGATGGCCACCGGCACCCCGCTGGTCGCGACGACCGGCGGAGCCATCCCGGAGGTCACGGGCGCCGACGGCGAGACCTGCCTCGCGGTGCCCCCCGGCGACGCGGGCGCACTGGCCGGCGCCCTGTCCCGGCTGCTCGCCGACCCGGTCCTCCGCACCCGCCTCGGCGCAGCAGGGCGCGAACGCGTCCTGGCCCGCTTCACCTGGAAGCAGGCCGCCATCGGCACCGCGGAGCGCTACCGCGAAGCCATCGCTGCCCGCCGCCCCGGCGCTCCGTCCGTGCAGGCGTAG
- a CDS encoding maleylpyruvate isomerase family mycothiol-dependent enzyme, translating to MTLLGHDRYCDELLRQTDLFGAALAGADLTATVPTCPEWSLGELTRHVGRAQRWAETIVRTKATEAVPPEQVPDSAGPGDDDPDALSDWLAAGAARLAATLRAAGPDAEVWTWAADQRTGFWARRMVHETAVHRADAALTAGVPFEVEADVAADAIDEWLDILVFAQASGDKSVADLRGAGRSIHLHATDAAGAEWLIEFGDDGFTWRRAHEKATVALRGPLTDVLQVFYRRLPAGSDQVEVLGDRELLDFWLERASF from the coding sequence ATGACGCTACTGGGGCATGACCGCTACTGCGACGAACTGCTGCGGCAGACCGACCTGTTCGGGGCGGCGCTGGCCGGAGCCGACCTGACGGCGACGGTGCCGACCTGCCCGGAGTGGAGCCTGGGGGAGCTGACCCGTCATGTGGGCCGCGCGCAGCGCTGGGCCGAGACGATCGTACGGACGAAGGCCACCGAGGCGGTTCCGCCCGAACAGGTGCCGGACAGCGCCGGTCCGGGCGACGATGACCCCGATGCCCTGAGCGACTGGCTGGCCGCGGGCGCCGCGCGGCTCGCGGCGACGCTGCGGGCGGCGGGTCCGGACGCCGAGGTCTGGACGTGGGCGGCCGATCAGCGCACCGGGTTCTGGGCGCGCCGGATGGTCCACGAGACGGCGGTCCACCGGGCGGACGCGGCCCTGACGGCCGGTGTGCCGTTCGAGGTGGAGGCGGACGTCGCCGCGGACGCCATCGACGAGTGGCTGGACATCCTCGTCTTCGCCCAGGCGTCCGGCGACAAGAGCGTGGCCGACCTGCGGGGAGCGGGCCGGTCGATCCATCTGCACGCCACGGACGCGGCCGGTGCGGAGTGGCTGATCGAGTTCGGTGACGACGGGTTCACCTGGCGCCGGGCGCACGAGAAGGCGACGGTGGCGCTGCGGGGTCCGCTGACCGACGTGCTCCAGGTCTTCTACCGGCGGCTGCCCGCCGGGAGTGACCAGGTGGAGGTGCTGGGGGACCGGGAGTTGCTGGACTTCTGGCTGGAGCGGGCTTCGTTCTAG
- a CDS encoding prenyltransferase/squalene oxidase repeat-containing protein, whose translation MTSPGRTEHLVLPGVLTAEQAARTVAGILAVQREDGAIPWFRGHHLDPWDHTEAAMALDAAGEHEAAERAYAWLARHQNEDGSWYAAYQDGDAARITDRGRETNFCAYVAVGVWHHYLATGDDTFADRMWPVVRAAVEFVLQLQQPGGEIGWKREPAEEGGAVVEDALLTGSSSVYQALRCALALADEREEPQPDWELATGALGHAIRSHPERFLDKSRYSMDWYYPVLGGAIGGAAAKQRIDAEWDRFVVPDLGVRCVLPNNWVTGGESCELALTLWVMGESDRALEILQSIRHLRADDGMYWTGYVFDDRALWPLERTSWTAGSLLLAVAALGGDEATTAVFGAERLPAGLEPDCCR comes from the coding sequence GTGACCTCACCGGGCCGTACGGAACATCTGGTCCTGCCCGGAGTCCTCACCGCCGAGCAGGCAGCCCGCACGGTCGCCGGGATCCTCGCCGTCCAGCGCGAGGACGGCGCGATCCCGTGGTTCCGCGGGCACCACCTCGACCCGTGGGACCACACCGAGGCTGCCATGGCGCTCGACGCCGCGGGCGAGCACGAGGCCGCGGAGCGCGCGTACGCCTGGCTCGCCCGGCACCAGAACGAGGACGGCTCCTGGTACGCCGCCTACCAGGACGGCGACGCGGCTCGGATCACCGACCGGGGCCGGGAGACCAACTTCTGCGCGTACGTCGCGGTCGGCGTCTGGCACCACTATCTGGCCACCGGCGACGACACGTTCGCCGACCGGATGTGGCCCGTCGTGCGGGCCGCGGTCGAGTTCGTGCTCCAACTCCAGCAGCCGGGCGGCGAGATCGGCTGGAAGAGGGAGCCGGCCGAGGAGGGCGGGGCGGTCGTCGAGGACGCGCTGCTGACCGGTTCCTCGTCCGTCTACCAGGCGCTGCGCTGTGCGCTCGCGCTCGCCGACGAGCGCGAGGAGCCGCAGCCCGACTGGGAGTTGGCGACCGGCGCGCTCGGGCACGCGATCCGCAGCCACCCCGAGCGGTTCCTGGACAAGAGCCGCTACTCGATGGACTGGTACTACCCGGTGCTCGGCGGCGCGATCGGCGGAGCTGCGGCGAAACAGCGGATCGACGCGGAGTGGGACCGCTTCGTCGTACCGGACCTCGGGGTGCGCTGTGTGCTGCCCAACAACTGGGTGACCGGTGGCGAGAGCTGTGAACTCGCCCTGACGCTCTGGGTGATGGGGGAGTCGGACCGGGCGCTGGAAATCCTCCAGTCGATCCGGCACCTCCGGGCGGACGACGGGATGTACTGGACGGGGTACGTGTTCGACGACCGGGCACTGTGGCCACTGGAACGCACCAGCTGGACGGCGGGGTCGCTGCTGCTCGCGGTGGCCGCGCTCGGTGGGGACGAGGCGACCACCGCGGTCTTCGGCGCGGAGCGGCTGCCGGCCGGGCTCGAACCGGACTGCTGCCGCTGA